One window of Rubrivirga sp. SAORIC476 genomic DNA carries:
- a CDS encoding DUF805 domain-containing protein, translated as MSPAAAYLRVLSAFADFDGRASRAEFWGFVLVHLGVTVVLAVASAVVGTVTEAAWVAGSAVFALYAVGTFFPALSAVARRLHDTGRSSLFVLVGLLPVIGLVLVYWLARPGDPAPNAWGQPADG; from the coding sequence ATGTCGCCCGCCGCCGCCTATCTCCGCGTCCTCTCGGCCTTCGCCGACTTCGACGGACGCGCGTCGCGGGCCGAGTTCTGGGGCTTCGTCCTCGTCCACCTCGGCGTGACGGTGGTGCTGGCCGTGGCGTCCGCCGTCGTCGGCACCGTGACCGAGGCGGCCTGGGTGGCGGGCAGCGCCGTGTTCGCGCTCTACGCCGTCGGGACGTTCTTCCCGGCGCTCTCGGCCGTCGCGCGTCGGCTCCACGACACCGGGCGGAGCAGCCTGTTCGTGCTCGTCGGGCTGCTGCCGGTGATCGGCCTGGTGCTCGTCTACTGGCTGGCGCGGCCCGGCGACCCGGCACCCAACGCCTGGGGGCAGCCTGCGGACGGGTGA
- a CDS encoding TonB-dependent receptor domain-containing protein, with protein sequence MSLRFAFLVGLLAAAPSFAQTPGAGRPQGAVTATIVDDATGAPLPSATLSIFAVRDTSFVTGGAADADGAVRIDPIRPGDYLARASFIGYESRPLDVFTVAAGSPTALGEIRLGESAAVLGEAEVTARREFVEQQADRTVYNVQEQAVTAGGSAIETLQTLPSLEVDTDGNISLRGNQNVVIQINGRPVPVRGAFLAALLRQIPADKVERVEVIPNPSARYEPDGMGGIVNIVLAEGTDRGLSGGLTFGGGTELSGQAGANLAYQRGAWDLNGQYGYRYGERDTERSSLFRYLTAPPDGIPTETDQSGVDDNSDQSHFLNGSAAYLLAPGTTLSAEGSLGLRSGANGSTTTFFDTFPNGGTVNSIRDSNSDTDGLNGDAALIFRRQFGAGGGGGDAGSGGGGGGRGGFRGGFGGPRGGGGTQSDHEIAVETRYTHVENDNLGLFVEATDPFPFERQTSDEATDEASAQVDYTRPLGGMKLEVGGKVNGEWVTSATGFETGDSEATLAPDAARSNAFDYTRQIYAAYLQGARPIGPVQVQVGLRAETARRTFDLATPLPDGYDPGVDLDAAGEQTYQSLFPSAFATYSFGPGTLIKGAYSRRIERPRTFFLNPFPDLSNDRFVRVGNPSLRPEYTDSYELTFQYKFFATLTPFYRRTTDVISRRFIVNEETGINLFTAQNLDTQTSLGADVTLFGALGPVRGFVSSSVYQAVTSDPDPDEAATENLTWNARASLQWKVREGTDLQGFMFYRGPETTVDGTRSGFAFTTIGLNQKLSEQLSLAARVNDPFGLAKFEFESDNGVTFRDTSFDPAIRQASFTLTYTFGSNQNRPQPQQQPQGGGVDQGFGI encoded by the coding sequence ATGTCCCTTCGGTTCGCCTTCCTCGTCGGCCTCCTGGCCGCTGCCCCGTCCTTCGCCCAGACGCCCGGCGCGGGCCGTCCGCAGGGCGCCGTGACGGCCACCATCGTCGACGACGCGACTGGCGCGCCGCTGCCCTCGGCGACCCTGTCCATCTTCGCAGTCCGCGACACGTCGTTCGTGACCGGCGGCGCGGCCGATGCCGACGGCGCAGTCCGCATCGACCCGATCCGGCCGGGCGACTACCTCGCGCGGGCCAGCTTCATCGGCTACGAGAGCCGCCCGCTGGACGTCTTCACCGTCGCCGCTGGGTCGCCGACGGCACTCGGGGAGATCCGCCTCGGCGAGAGCGCGGCGGTCCTGGGCGAAGCCGAGGTGACCGCCCGGCGCGAGTTCGTCGAGCAGCAGGCCGACCGGACGGTCTACAACGTCCAAGAGCAGGCCGTCACGGCAGGCGGCAGCGCCATCGAAACGCTCCAGACGCTCCCCTCGCTGGAGGTCGACACGGACGGCAACATCTCGCTGCGGGGCAACCAGAACGTCGTCATCCAGATCAACGGCCGCCCGGTGCCGGTGCGGGGGGCCTTCCTGGCCGCGCTGCTGCGCCAGATTCCGGCCGACAAGGTGGAGCGCGTGGAGGTGATCCCGAACCCGTCGGCGCGCTACGAGCCCGACGGCATGGGTGGCATCGTCAACATCGTCCTCGCGGAGGGGACCGACCGAGGCCTCTCGGGAGGCCTCACGTTCGGCGGAGGCACCGAGTTGAGCGGACAGGCGGGCGCCAACCTCGCCTACCAGCGCGGCGCGTGGGACCTCAACGGGCAGTATGGCTACCGCTACGGCGAGCGCGACACGGAGCGCAGCTCGCTCTTCCGCTACCTGACGGCGCCCCCGGACGGCATCCCCACGGAGACCGACCAGTCGGGCGTCGACGACAACTCGGACCAGTCGCACTTCCTGAACGGCTCGGCAGCCTACCTCCTCGCGCCCGGCACGACGCTCTCGGCGGAGGGCTCGCTGGGCCTCCGGAGCGGTGCGAACGGGTCCACAACGACCTTTTTCGACACCTTCCCGAACGGCGGCACGGTCAACTCCATCCGCGACTCGAACAGTGACACGGACGGCCTCAACGGCGACGCGGCGCTCATCTTCCGCCGCCAGTTCGGTGCCGGCGGCGGGGGCGGCGACGCGGGCAGCGGTGGAGGCGGCGGCGGGCGCGGCGGCTTCCGAGGTGGCTTCGGCGGCCCCCGGGGCGGCGGCGGCACCCAGTCGGACCACGAGATCGCGGTGGAGACGCGCTACACGCACGTCGAGAACGACAACCTCGGCCTGTTCGTAGAGGCCACCGACCCCTTCCCGTTCGAGCGCCAGACCTCGGACGAGGCCACCGACGAGGCGTCGGCCCAAGTCGACTACACGCGCCCGCTCGGCGGCATGAAGCTGGAGGTCGGCGGCAAGGTCAACGGCGAGTGGGTGACCAGCGCGACCGGCTTCGAGACCGGCGACAGCGAGGCGACGCTGGCTCCCGACGCGGCGCGCTCCAACGCGTTCGACTACACGCGGCAGATCTACGCGGCCTACCTCCAGGGCGCGCGGCCCATCGGCCCCGTCCAGGTCCAGGTCGGCCTCCGTGCCGAGACGGCCCGGCGCACGTTCGACCTCGCGACGCCCCTGCCCGACGGCTACGACCCCGGCGTCGACCTCGACGCGGCGGGCGAGCAGACCTACCAGAGCCTCTTCCCGAGCGCGTTCGCGACCTACTCGTTCGGCCCCGGCACGCTCATCAAGGGCGCGTACTCGCGCCGCATCGAGCGCCCGCGGACGTTCTTCCTGAACCCGTTCCCGGACCTCTCGAACGACCGCTTCGTGCGCGTCGGCAATCCGAGCCTCCGGCCCGAGTACACCGACTCCTACGAGCTGACCTTCCAGTACAAGTTCTTCGCCACGTTGACGCCCTTCTACCGCCGGACGACCGACGTGATCTCGCGCCGATTCATCGTCAATGAGGAGACGGGCATCAACCTGTTCACGGCGCAGAACCTGGACACGCAGACGAGCCTCGGCGCGGACGTGACGCTCTTCGGCGCCCTCGGCCCGGTGCGCGGCTTCGTGTCGAGCAGCGTCTATCAGGCCGTCACCTCGGACCCCGACCCGGACGAGGCGGCCACGGAGAACCTGACCTGGAACGCGCGGGCCAGCCTCCAGTGGAAGGTCCGCGAGGGCACCGACCTGCAGGGCTTCATGTTCTACCGCGGCCCCGAGACGACGGTCGACGGCACCCGCAGCGGCTTCGCCTTCACGACCATCGGCCTCAACCAGAAGCTGAGCGAGCAGCTCTCGCTGGCGGCGCGTGTCAACGACCCGTTCGGGCTGGCCAAGTTCGAGTTCGAGTCGGACAACGGCGTCACCTTCCGCGACACGTCGTTCGACCCCGCCATCCGGCAGGCCTCGTTCACGCTGACCTACACGTTCGGCTCGAACCAGAACCGTCCGCAGCCTCAGCAGCAGCCGCAGGGCGGCGGCGTCGACCAGGGCTTCGGCATCTGA
- a CDS encoding M20 family metallopeptidase, with translation MLDRIHALTDDVFPEVVRLRRAIHRRPELAFEEHETAALIARTLRDIGLDPIEGVAKTGVVAHVEGARSGPTVALRADIDALPITEATGLDFASETPGRMHACGHDAHTAMLLGAAQVLQAMRADLAGTVRLVFQPSEEKAPGGASVMIEEGVLGPMGGHDGPARIFGQHVFPELPAGTIGIRGGTFMASADEVYLTIHGQGGHAAAPHLLVDAVLTQAHILTALQAVISRNRPPGIPSLLSFGRVEADGATNILPDTVRLIGTFRAMDEDWRFQAHDLIRRTAQKTAEAFGATCDVDIVVGYPVLNNDEAAAAFARETAVAYVGAERVIDLPMWYAAEDFAFYTEQIPGAFSVLGVGNEATGITHGLHTPRMTVDEEALRTGTGFLAALAARQLAGE, from the coding sequence ATGCTCGACCGCATCCACGCCCTTACCGACGACGTCTTCCCCGAGGTCGTCCGCCTGCGACGGGCGATCCACCGGCGGCCCGAACTGGCCTTCGAGGAGCACGAGACGGCCGCGCTCATCGCGCGGACGCTGCGCGACATCGGCCTCGACCCCATCGAGGGCGTGGCCAAGACCGGCGTCGTGGCCCACGTCGAGGGCGCACGCTCCGGCCCGACGGTCGCCCTCCGCGCCGACATCGACGCGCTGCCCATCACCGAGGCCACCGGCCTCGACTTCGCCAGCGAGACGCCGGGGCGGATGCACGCCTGCGGGCACGACGCCCACACGGCGATGCTGCTCGGCGCGGCGCAGGTGCTCCAGGCGATGCGCGCCGACCTCGCCGGGACGGTCCGCCTCGTGTTCCAGCCGAGCGAGGAGAAGGCGCCGGGCGGGGCGTCTGTCATGATCGAGGAAGGTGTGCTCGGACCGATGGGCGGCCACGATGGCCCCGCGCGCATCTTCGGCCAGCACGTGTTTCCCGAACTCCCTGCGGGCACCATCGGCATCCGCGGCGGCACCTTCATGGCGTCGGCCGACGAGGTGTACCTCACCATCCACGGCCAGGGCGGCCACGCGGCGGCGCCGCATCTGCTGGTGGACGCGGTGCTCACGCAGGCACACATCCTGACCGCGCTCCAGGCGGTGATCTCGCGCAACCGGCCGCCCGGCATCCCGTCGCTCCTGTCCTTCGGACGCGTCGAGGCGGACGGGGCGACCAACATCCTGCCGGACACCGTCCGCCTGATCGGCACCTTCCGCGCGATGGACGAGGACTGGCGGTTTCAGGCTCACGACCTCATCCGCCGGACGGCGCAAAAGACGGCCGAGGCGTTCGGGGCGACGTGCGACGTGGACATCGTCGTCGGCTACCCGGTGCTGAACAACGACGAGGCGGCGGCGGCCTTCGCTCGCGAGACTGCGGTCGCTTACGTCGGCGCCGAGCGCGTGATCGACCTTCCGATGTGGTACGCGGCCGAGGACTTCGCCTTCTACACCGAGCAGATCCCGGGAGCGTTCTCGGTGCTCGGCGTCGGCAACGAGGCGACGGGCATCACGCACGGGCTGCACACGCCCCGCATGACGGTCGACGAGGAGGCGTTGCGGACGGGCACGGGCTTCCTGGCCGCGCTGGCGGCGCGGCAGCTGGCCGGGGAGTGA
- a CDS encoding penicillin acylase family protein — MPLRSAFLAALLAVPLVAAGQTATDVTLTASDGNTVAIDRDDYGVPHITADTEAAVFFGQGFATAQDRLFQLETFWRTATGRLAELQGSAALAQDQGIRTVYYTPAERAAQFTQLTPRLQTMISSYVDGINAYIDSTSANPSAYLPGEYAAGGFQPEPYSVDKAMAVMQFFIRRFGEIGGDELARLAEFQAQGVDWFEANRPVNDPTASVTIEASSQVPSPPAGVTYDGPEVDPDVAATAAAQREALTASLVANGVPHKFGSFAAVISSAMSETGHVMLLGAPQMGQPRVDAKAVTAEYELLVGDSRGDGLHVAGMSVPGIPGVIIGRTRGRAWTFTTGATDNTDTFTLTLGPPGPGGVPTYLYDGAFIPAEPNVQTIGVAGSDPVTYTSFRSVYGPVYAIDADNGVAYSYRYAFENRELDMAEALLDAWDATSIDGFRAAAARIPVSFNMFYADKEQNIAYWHVGDYPIRPGDADPRLPLRGDGTQEWLGLTHFAQQPQSENPAQGYFANWNNKPVAWWNQGDNVRWTGTSPGGYHRYYDGVEVLKDHLESVAPVDFEELQELTRVVRTNAQYPEYPATYQQVIELWVYGSRGEGVGYRAENVIPPGQSGFIDITGTPSANFADQWPLYQSSAGEGPIEMKPFTFLGEADVATAAGPDAAFGLGLPFPNPAPSASTVVVRLDAPAEVEVAVYDALGRRVAVAASGAFAAGDHPVRVDASALAPGVYVVRLATDGAVRSQRLVVAR; from the coding sequence ATGCCTCTTCGCTCCGCCTTTCTGGCCGCTCTGCTGGCCGTCCCCCTCGTCGCCGCCGGCCAGACGGCGACCGACGTGACGCTCACCGCCTCCGACGGCAACACGGTCGCCATCGACCGCGACGACTACGGCGTCCCCCACATCACCGCCGACACCGAGGCGGCCGTCTTCTTCGGCCAGGGCTTCGCCACGGCCCAGGACCGCCTCTTCCAGCTCGAAACGTTCTGGCGGACGGCGACGGGGCGCCTCGCCGAACTCCAGGGCTCGGCCGCGCTCGCGCAGGACCAGGGCATCCGGACGGTCTACTACACGCCCGCCGAGCGCGCGGCGCAGTTCACCCAGCTCACGCCGCGCCTCCAGACCATGATCTCGTCCTATGTGGACGGCATCAACGCGTACATCGACTCGACCTCGGCGAACCCGTCGGCCTACCTGCCGGGCGAGTACGCGGCGGGCGGCTTCCAGCCCGAGCCGTACTCCGTCGACAAGGCGATGGCGGTGATGCAGTTCTTCATCCGTCGCTTCGGCGAGATCGGCGGCGACGAGCTGGCGCGCCTCGCCGAGTTCCAGGCTCAGGGCGTCGACTGGTTCGAGGCCAACCGGCCGGTCAACGACCCGACGGCCTCGGTCACCATCGAGGCGTCGAGCCAGGTGCCCTCGCCTCCTGCCGGGGTGACCTACGACGGCCCCGAGGTGGACCCGGACGTGGCGGCGACCGCGGCGGCTCAGCGCGAGGCGCTGACGGCGTCGCTCGTCGCGAACGGCGTGCCCCACAAGTTCGGCTCGTTCGCGGCCGTCATCTCGAGCGCGATGTCGGAGACGGGCCACGTGATGCTGCTCGGGGCACCCCAGATGGGCCAGCCGCGCGTCGACGCAAAGGCGGTCACGGCGGAGTACGAACTGCTGGTCGGCGATTCGCGAGGCGACGGGCTCCACGTGGCGGGCATGAGCGTGCCCGGCATCCCGGGCGTCATCATCGGGCGGACGCGCGGCCGGGCGTGGACGTTCACAACGGGCGCCACCGACAACACCGACACGTTCACGCTCACACTCGGGCCGCCCGGCCCCGGCGGCGTCCCGACCTACCTCTACGACGGCGCTTTCATCCCGGCCGAGCCCAACGTGCAGACCATCGGGGTCGCCGGCTCCGACCCGGTGACGTACACCAGCTTCCGCTCGGTCTACGGCCCGGTCTACGCCATCGACGCGGACAACGGGGTCGCCTACAGCTACCGCTACGCGTTCGAGAACCGCGAGCTGGACATGGCCGAGGCGCTCCTCGACGCCTGGGACGCGACCTCCATCGACGGCTTCCGCGCCGCCGCCGCCCGCATCCCGGTTTCGTTCAACATGTTCTATGCCGACAAGGAGCAGAACATCGCCTACTGGCACGTCGGCGACTACCCGATCCGGCCGGGCGACGCCGACCCCCGCCTGCCGCTCCGGGGCGACGGCACCCAGGAGTGGCTCGGGCTGACCCACTTCGCGCAGCAGCCGCAGTCCGAGAACCCGGCCCAGGGCTACTTCGCCAACTGGAATAACAAGCCGGTCGCGTGGTGGAACCAGGGCGACAACGTCCGCTGGACGGGCACCTCGCCCGGCGGCTACCACCGCTACTACGACGGCGTCGAGGTCCTCAAGGACCACCTGGAGTCCGTGGCCCCGGTCGACTTCGAGGAGCTCCAGGAGCTGACTCGGGTGGTGCGCACGAACGCCCAGTACCCCGAGTACCCGGCGACCTACCAGCAGGTCATCGAGCTCTGGGTCTACGGTAGCCGAGGCGAGGGCGTGGGCTACCGGGCCGAGAACGTGATCCCGCCGGGCCAGAGCGGGTTCATCGACATCACGGGCACGCCGAGCGCCAACTTCGCCGACCAGTGGCCGCTCTACCAGTCGTCCGCGGGCGAGGGGCCGATCGAGATGAAGCCGTTTACGTTCCTGGGCGAGGCCGACGTGGCCACGGCCGCCGGGCCGGACGCGGCGTTCGGCCTGGGCCTCCCGTTCCCGAACCCGGCGCCGAGCGCGAGCACCGTGGTCGTCCGCCTCGACGCGCCCGCCGAGGTGGAGGTGGCCGTGTACGACGCGCTCGGCCGCCGCGTGGCCGTCGCCGCCTCGGGCGCCTTCGCCGCCGGGGACCACCCGGTCCGCGTCGACGCGTCGGCGCTGGCGCCGGGCGTCTACGTGGTGCGGCTCGCGACCGACGGCGCCGTCCGCTCGCAGCGTCTCGTCGTGGCCCGCTGA
- a CDS encoding M28 family peptidase, with translation MRFPAAALAALTALAPVASAQTATAVADPGLVGRYQATITPAELAGHLYVYADDYLAGRETGEPGQRFAARYLAGQYATLGIAARGTGPDNGNYGIDGYLQPFALEQSTLVSLTGLVEQAGTPVLTSTLAEGDTETAFLIPAYGQVEDDTPGRLVFVGDGSDLDGMDLDGTYPVLAPGADQGAMRAALGALGTAGAKGVLLATAPTNAALQGRAASAFQAGRLALPAVDGAEKSEGGLPAILITSREALDALMGAANVAADADGAYPLGDTGLTLSVTAEMTKTEVLSENVVAFIEGTDLKDEVVVISAHLDHVGDDGDGDDTIYNGADDDGSGTVTMLEIAEAFKAAADAGDGPRRSILFLHVSGEEKGLLGSEYYADREPLIPIEQTVANLNIDMIGRYDPERGFERTDYVYIIGGDLISQDIHDWNEAVNETTGTDLLLSDRFNSPDDPNQFFRRSDHWNFGKYDVPFIFYFTGTHEDYHGVGDSADKIDYDRMARIGRLIFGTAWELANRDERPAVSGVGFN, from the coding sequence ATGCGCTTTCCCGCTGCGGCCCTCGCCGCGCTGACCGCCCTCGCCCCCGTGGCCTCCGCCCAGACCGCGACCGCCGTCGCCGACCCCGGCCTCGTCGGCCGGTACCAGGCCACCATCACGCCCGCCGAGTTGGCGGGCCACCTCTACGTCTACGCCGACGACTACCTGGCGGGCCGCGAGACCGGCGAGCCGGGCCAGCGCTTCGCCGCCCGCTATCTCGCGGGCCAGTACGCGACGCTCGGCATCGCGGCGCGCGGTACCGGACCGGACAACGGCAACTACGGCATCGACGGCTACCTGCAGCCCTTCGCGCTGGAGCAATCCACGCTCGTCAGCCTGACGGGGCTCGTGGAGCAGGCCGGCACGCCGGTGCTGACCTCGACGCTCGCCGAGGGTGACACCGAGACCGCCTTCCTCATCCCGGCCTACGGGCAGGTGGAGGACGACACGCCCGGCCGCCTCGTCTTCGTCGGCGACGGATCGGACCTCGACGGCATGGACCTCGACGGCACGTACCCCGTGCTCGCGCCGGGCGCCGACCAGGGCGCCATGCGGGCCGCCCTCGGGGCCCTCGGCACGGCGGGCGCGAAGGGCGTCCTCCTCGCCACGGCCCCGACCAACGCCGCCCTCCAGGGCCGCGCGGCGAGCGCCTTCCAGGCCGGTCGCCTCGCCCTTCCCGCCGTCGACGGCGCCGAGAAGAGCGAAGGGGGCCTGCCCGCGATCCTGATCACCAGCCGCGAGGCGCTCGACGCGCTCATGGGCGCGGCCAACGTCGCGGCCGACGCCGACGGCGCCTACCCGCTCGGCGACACCGGCCTGACCCTCTCGGTCACCGCGGAGATGACCAAGACCGAGGTCCTGTCGGAGAACGTCGTCGCCTTCATCGAGGGCACCGACCTGAAGGACGAGGTCGTGGTCATCTCGGCTCACCTGGACCACGTCGGCGACGACGGCGACGGGGACGACACGATCTACAACGGCGCCGACGACGATGGCTCGGGCACGGTGACGATGCTCGAGATCGCGGAGGCGTTCAAGGCTGCCGCCGACGCGGGCGACGGGCCGCGCCGCTCGATCCTCTTCCTCCACGTCTCCGGTGAGGAGAAGGGCCTGCTCGGCAGCGAGTACTACGCCGACCGCGAGCCGCTCATCCCGATCGAGCAGACGGTCGCCAACCTCAACATCGACATGATCGGTCGGTACGACCCCGAGCGCGGCTTCGAGCGGACCGACTACGTCTACATCATCGGCGGCGACCTCATCAGCCAGGACATCCACGACTGGAACGAGGCCGTCAACGAGACGACGGGCACGGACCTGCTCCTCTCGGACCGCTTCAACTCGCCGGACGACCCGAACCAGTTCTTCCGCCGCTCAGACCACTGGAACTTCGGCAAGTACGACGTGCCCTTCATCTTCTACTTCACGGGCACGCACGAGGACTACCACGGCGTCGGCGACAGCGCTGACAAGATCGACTACGACCGCATGGCGCGGATCGGTCGGCTGATCTTCGGCACCGCCTGGGAGCTCGCCAACCGCGACGAGCGGCCCGCCGTCTCGGGCGTCGGCTTCAACTAG
- a CDS encoding DUF58 domain-containing protein encodes MPDATLLSPSELAQIESFELRARTVVEGFITGLHKSPFHGFSVEFAEHRAYSPGDELRHVDWKVYGRSDRLVVKRYEEETNLRHYIALDSSASMRYAGHAGISKLEYGATLAGALHVLMARQRDATGLITFDRTVQTVVPPKATRTHVRTLLARLSRLSAEAEGATDTNAAAALQDIAERIPRRALVVVISDLFESTAGADDTVRALRHLRHRGHEVVVFHVLDAATEQRFDFDDRPVRVRDMETGEERTLQPAQVREAYREASGAFVASVRRACREAGVDYELLDTARPYADALRAYLDKRKRLY; translated from the coding sequence ATGCCCGACGCCACCCTCCTCTCCCCCTCCGAGCTCGCACAGATCGAGTCGTTCGAGCTGCGCGCGCGGACGGTCGTCGAGGGCTTCATCACGGGCCTCCACAAGAGCCCCTTCCACGGCTTCTCGGTCGAGTTCGCCGAGCACCGCGCCTACAGCCCCGGCGACGAGCTCCGGCACGTCGACTGGAAGGTGTACGGGCGGAGCGACCGGCTGGTGGTGAAGCGCTACGAGGAGGAGACGAACCTGCGCCACTACATCGCGCTGGACTCGTCGGCCTCGATGCGGTACGCGGGGCACGCGGGGATCTCGAAGCTGGAGTACGGCGCCACGCTGGCGGGAGCCCTCCACGTGCTGATGGCGCGCCAGCGCGACGCGACGGGCCTGATCACGTTCGACCGCACCGTGCAGACGGTCGTCCCGCCGAAGGCCACGCGCACGCACGTGCGGACGCTCCTGGCTCGCCTGTCGCGCCTCTCCGCCGAGGCGGAAGGGGCCACAGACACGAACGCCGCCGCCGCGCTCCAGGACATCGCCGAGCGGATCCCGCGCCGCGCTCTCGTGGTCGTCATCTCGGACCTCTTCGAGTCGACCGCCGGGGCCGACGACACGGTCCGCGCGCTGCGGCACCTGCGGCACCGCGGTCACGAGGTCGTCGTGTTCCACGTCCTCGACGCGGCGACGGAGCAGCGGTTCGACTTCGACGACCGGCCGGTGCGCGTGCGCGACATGGAGACGGGCGAGGAACGGACGCTCCAGCCCGCGCAGGTCCGGGAGGCGTACCGGGAGGCGTCCGGGGCGTTCGTCGCGTCCGTGCGCCGCGCCTGCCGCGAGGCGGGGGTGGACTACGAGTTGCTCGACACGGCCCGCCCCTACGCGGACGCACTCCGCGCGTACCTCGACAAGCGCAAGCGGCTGTATTAG
- a CDS encoding amidohydrolase family protein: MRLALLVLAALVAASPVAAQRTVVHCGTLLDPATSMEPLLEQTVVVMDGRVAEVVAGFTTDADAIDLTGATCMPGLIDSHTHLTGESRSNGYIDRFRLTPADRVLQAVAFARSTLMAGFTTVRDVGADEGADYALRDAINRGDVDGPRMFVAGNSLSISGGHADRSNSYREDIVGVPDETQGVVDGVDAAVRGVRIAIRRGSDLIKFTATGGVLSLQGDGTGAHFSEAEMRAIIETANARGLTVAAHAHGDEGMATAVRAGVSSIEHGTYMSDATMALMRERGTYLVPTITAGKSVADSARIEGYYTPVVTQKSLTIGPLIQDTFRRAWEAGVPIAFGTDAGVFRHGRNANEFVYMEEVGVPFMEALRFATVNAADLLGRAETLGALRPGYTADLVAVTGDPLTDASAMRDVAFVMQAGRVVKQDGQFVPRPTRGR, translated from the coding sequence ATGCGCCTCGCCCTCCTCGTCCTCGCCGCGCTCGTCGCGGCCTCCCCGGTCGCCGCCCAGCGGACCGTCGTTCACTGCGGCACGCTCCTCGACCCGGCCACCTCGATGGAGCCGCTCCTCGAACAGACCGTCGTGGTGATGGACGGGCGCGTCGCGGAGGTCGTGGCGGGGTTCACCACCGACGCCGACGCCATCGACCTGACCGGCGCGACATGCATGCCGGGGCTCATCGACAGCCACACCCACCTGACGGGCGAGAGCCGCTCCAACGGCTACATCGACCGCTTCCGCCTCACCCCGGCCGACCGCGTCCTCCAGGCCGTCGCCTTCGCGCGCTCGACGCTGATGGCCGGCTTCACGACGGTCCGTGACGTGGGCGCCGACGAGGGGGCGGACTACGCGCTCCGCGACGCCATCAACCGCGGTGACGTGGACGGGCCGAGGATGTTCGTGGCAGGCAACAGCCTCTCCATCTCCGGCGGCCACGCCGACCGCAGCAACTCTTACCGCGAGGACATCGTCGGCGTCCCGGACGAGACGCAGGGCGTGGTGGACGGCGTCGACGCGGCCGTCCGCGGCGTGCGGATCGCGATCCGGCGGGGGTCGGACCTGATCAAGTTCACGGCGACCGGCGGCGTGCTCTCGCTCCAGGGCGACGGCACCGGTGCGCACTTCTCCGAGGCCGAGATGCGGGCCATCATCGAGACCGCCAACGCGCGCGGGCTGACCGTCGCGGCCCACGCCCACGGCGACGAAGGGATGGCGACGGCCGTCCGCGCGGGCGTCTCGTCCATCGAGCACGGCACCTACATGTCCGACGCGACGATGGCGCTCATGCGCGAGCGCGGCACCTACCTCGTCCCGACGATCACCGCCGGTAAGTCCGTCGCCGACTCGGCGCGCATCGAGGGCTACTACACGCCCGTCGTAACGCAGAAGTCGCTCACCATCGGGCCGCTCATCCAGGACACGTTCCGCCGCGCGTGGGAGGCGGGCGTGCCGATCGCGTTCGGCACCGACGCGGGCGTCTTCCGCCACGGACGCAACGCCAACGAGTTCGTCTACATGGAGGAGGTGGGCGTGCCGTTCATGGAGGCGCTCCGCTTCGCGACCGTCAACGCGGCCGACCTGCTGGGGCGTGCCGAGACGCTCGGCGCGCTGCGGCCCGGCTACACCGCCGATCTCGTCGCGGTCACGGGCGACCCGCTCACCGATGCCTCGGCGATGCGGGACGTGGCGTTCGTGATGCAGGCGGGCCGCGTCGTCAAGCAGGACGGTCAGTTCGTCCCCCGTCCCACCCGAGGCCGGTAG